The proteins below come from a single Prolixibacter sp. NT017 genomic window:
- a CDS encoding pyruvate, water dikinase regulatory protein has translation MENNRKEPAHKLFVVSGGRGVAGHTMVQSLLIQYPDNKIQVIIIPNVQSNEKIKEAVLRAKKANALITHTMVNSALRHELLKACREEGVKEIDFMGPLANYLEDKIGLKSVNVPGLYRRINAQYYDRIEAIEYAMNQDDGLNPRRLKDAEIVLTGVSRSGKTPLSVYMSMFGWKVANVPLVKGIEPPEELFQVDPRRVFGLSINLTYLVAQRHKRLSQLGYGDNPSYTDKRNVSDELQYAKTIFDRGGFTVINVTNKPIETSANEIIGHIYDRFGELERKHQKPPEN, from the coding sequence ATGGAAAATAACAGAAAAGAACCGGCACATAAACTTTTCGTGGTTTCGGGAGGTCGCGGCGTTGCAGGTCACACCATGGTTCAATCGCTCCTCATTCAGTATCCTGACAACAAAATTCAGGTTATTATCATTCCCAATGTCCAAAGCAATGAAAAAATAAAAGAGGCAGTCTTGCGAGCAAAGAAAGCCAATGCACTGATTACCCACACCATGGTTAATTCCGCTTTGCGTCATGAACTATTAAAAGCCTGCCGTGAAGAAGGCGTTAAGGAGATAGACTTCATGGGACCGCTGGCTAATTACCTGGAAGATAAAATCGGTTTGAAGAGTGTAAATGTACCCGGACTTTATCGCCGCATCAACGCACAGTACTACGATCGCATCGAAGCCATTGAATACGCCATGAACCAGGATGACGGTTTAAATCCGAGACGATTGAAAGATGCCGAGATTGTGTTGACCGGGGTTTCGCGGAGTGGAAAAACGCCCCTTTCGGTCTACATGTCGATGTTCGGATGGAAAGTAGCCAATGTTCCGCTGGTAAAAGGTATTGAACCTCCGGAAGAACTGTTTCAGGTCGATCCGCGCCGCGTTTTTGGTCTTTCCATCAACCTTACTTACCTGGTCGCCCAACGACATAAACGCCTTTCGCAGCTGGGCTATGGCGACAATCCAAGCTACACCGACAAACGCAATGTTTCCGACGAATTACAGTACGCCAAAACGATTTTCGACCGCGGCGGCTTTACCGTCATCAACGTCACCAACAAACCTATCGAAACCAGCGCCAACGAAATCATCGGACACATTTACGACCGGTTTGGCGAACTGGAACGAAAGCACCAAAAGCCTCCTGAAAATTAG
- the alr gene encoding alanine racemase, which produces MQETSVITLKESALINNVQFLKKKLGKNVKISSVVKANAYGHGIEQMVPMLEKAGINHFSVFNFDEAQRVCRSLTKKSTVMIMGYMGRDHMREAIDKGYEFFVFNLERLEHALEEARELNKSAKIHLEVETGMNRTGLNMNELIEAIDVIKMQPEHFQVRGFCTHLAGAESVSNHVRIQKQLKRYRQMSAILEKNEITPTYRHVANSAAAFVYPNARLDLVRIGIMQYGFWSSAETFIHYINHKKNRTDPLHRILGWESKVMSIKLIKTGEFVGYGNHFLAQQDTLMALIPVGYATGYSRSLSNKGRVLIRGRSCNVIGIVNMNMVVVDISAIPEVKLGDQVVIIGRQGDAEINVSAFSDISNALNYEVLSRLPMNIERKIIPAE; this is translated from the coding sequence ATGCAGGAAACCTCTGTCATTACGCTAAAAGAAAGCGCCCTCATTAACAATGTTCAGTTTTTGAAGAAAAAACTGGGTAAAAACGTCAAAATATCTTCGGTTGTTAAAGCCAATGCTTATGGTCACGGCATCGAGCAAATGGTTCCCATGCTCGAAAAGGCCGGTATCAACCATTTTTCTGTCTTCAATTTCGACGAAGCTCAGCGGGTTTGCCGCAGCCTGACGAAAAAAAGCACCGTGATGATTATGGGTTACATGGGCCGGGACCACATGCGGGAAGCCATTGACAAAGGATACGAATTCTTTGTCTTCAATCTCGAACGACTGGAACATGCCCTGGAAGAAGCCCGCGAACTGAATAAGTCGGCCAAAATTCATCTGGAGGTTGAAACCGGCATGAACCGAACCGGGCTGAACATGAATGAGCTGATAGAGGCCATCGACGTGATAAAAATGCAGCCGGAGCATTTCCAGGTAAGAGGTTTCTGTACCCATCTCGCTGGTGCGGAAAGTGTCTCCAACCACGTTCGCATACAGAAACAGCTGAAACGTTACCGGCAGATGAGTGCTATTCTGGAAAAGAATGAAATTACTCCCACATATCGTCATGTGGCCAATTCCGCTGCTGCCTTCGTTTATCCAAACGCCCGCCTCGATTTGGTTCGTATCGGTATTATGCAGTACGGCTTCTGGTCGAGTGCCGAAACCTTTATTCATTATATCAATCACAAAAAAAACCGGACCGACCCTTTGCACCGGATTTTGGGCTGGGAAAGCAAAGTAATGTCCATCAAACTCATTAAGACGGGAGAATTCGTTGGATACGGCAACCATTTCCTGGCACAACAGGACACACTTATGGCACTTATTCCGGTAGGCTATGCAACAGGTTATAGTCGTTCGCTAAGTAACAAGGGGCGCGTGCTCATTCGTGGCCGTAGTTGCAACGTAATTGGAATCGTGAATATGAATATGGTTGTGGTCGACATCTCTGCCATTCCCGAAGTGAAACTAGGCGATCAGGTGGTCATCATCGGTCGGCAGGGCGATGCCGAAATCAATGTTTCAGCTTTCAGTGATATCAGCAATGCCCTGAACTACGAAGTACTTTCGCGGCTTCCGATGAATATCGAACGGAAAATAATTCCGGCAGAATAA
- a CDS encoding DMT family transporter — MNKLLIIFLVMIVGSLVAWQGAINAQLGKMLSHPLQAAFISFLGGTLALAAALMLMQVGFPSFQVIKGVPPYLMIGGLLGAIFVTSVILFVPKIGVANVLIAAVAGQLILSLIIDNYGLMGVPKQHISVSRIAGTLLVIAGLYLVNQK; from the coding sequence ATGAATAAACTGCTGATAATCTTTTTGGTAATGATTGTGGGGAGCCTGGTTGCCTGGCAGGGAGCCATTAATGCCCAACTCGGAAAAATGTTGTCGCATCCGTTGCAGGCTGCGTTTATTTCCTTTCTCGGAGGCACACTCGCATTGGCTGCGGCTCTGATGTTAATGCAGGTTGGTTTTCCGTCTTTCCAGGTCATCAAGGGTGTCCCGCCGTACCTGATGATTGGCGGCTTGCTGGGAGCTATATTCGTTACCAGTGTCATCCTGTTCGTCCCGAAAATCGGTGTGGCCAACGTGTTGATAGCCGCAGTGGCCGGGCAGCTTATTCTGTCGCTCATTATCGATAACTATGGATTGATGGGCGTTCCCAAACAACATATTTCAGTAAGTCGGATTGCCGGAACGTTGCTGGTAATCGCCGGACTGTATCTGGTGAATCAGAAGTAG
- a CDS encoding amidohydrolase — MSTIQEIIELRHTLHQHPEVSNREKQTSARIRDFVQRYQPDKTIDISHTGKAFVFEGKNPGPTVMFRAELDALPILEHTNVPYASQNSGVAHSCGHDGHMSMVAGLAPYIAENRPEKGRAVLLFQPAEEVEQGARDVVESPAFAEIEPDYVFALHNIPGIPKGKIILRRGTFSAASKGMIIRLTGKTSHAAEPENGISPVRSIEQIIRGLSEILEDKSAFADLALLTIVHIRMGEVTFGTTPGDAEVMVTLRAYENDDMQKMTGLAEQVVEKAAENEQLKFAISYVEDFPALVNNDQCVDLLEEAVRKNGFDHAYREQPFKWSEDFSYYTKKYKGGFFGLGSGPDQPQLHNPDFNFPDDILGNGMAIFQTLYEKLLIENK, encoded by the coding sequence ATGTCAACCATTCAGGAAATTATCGAACTAAGACATACGTTACACCAACACCCCGAAGTATCGAACCGGGAAAAGCAAACGTCAGCCCGAATCAGAGACTTTGTTCAACGCTATCAACCCGATAAAACCATCGACATCAGCCATACCGGAAAAGCTTTCGTTTTTGAAGGGAAAAACCCTGGTCCTACCGTGATGTTCCGTGCCGAACTGGATGCTCTGCCCATTTTGGAACACACCAACGTCCCCTATGCCTCTCAAAATTCTGGTGTTGCACATTCGTGCGGACACGATGGACACATGTCGATGGTAGCCGGTCTCGCTCCTTACATCGCCGAAAATCGTCCGGAGAAAGGAAGAGCAGTATTGCTCTTTCAACCCGCAGAGGAGGTAGAGCAAGGCGCCCGTGATGTTGTCGAATCGCCGGCTTTCGCCGAAATAGAACCGGATTACGTGTTTGCCCTGCACAACATACCTGGCATCCCGAAAGGAAAAATCATACTTCGACGGGGAACTTTTTCGGCTGCATCCAAAGGCATGATCATCCGGTTAACCGGAAAAACCTCACACGCAGCCGAGCCGGAGAATGGCATCAGTCCGGTGAGATCCATCGAACAAATTATCCGGGGACTGTCGGAAATTCTTGAAGATAAATCGGCATTTGCCGACCTCGCCCTCCTCACCATCGTGCACATTCGTATGGGCGAAGTCACCTTTGGCACCACGCCGGGTGACGCCGAAGTAATGGTTACCCTTCGTGCGTACGAAAACGATGATATGCAAAAAATGACCGGTCTGGCCGAACAGGTTGTTGAGAAAGCAGCCGAAAACGAACAATTGAAATTTGCCATTTCCTATGTAGAAGATTTTCCGGCCTTGGTCAACAACGACCAGTGTGTCGACCTACTGGAAGAAGCTGTCCGCAAAAACGGATTCGATCATGCGTACCGGGAGCAACCGTTTAAATGGTCGGAAGATTTTTCGTACTACACGAAAAAATACAAAGGTGGCTTCTTCGGATTGGGTTCCGGTCCCGACCAGCCGCAATTACACAATCCAGATTTTAATTTTCCGGATGACATACTTGGCAACGGTATGGCCATCTTCCAAACTCTTTACGAGAAGCTGTTAATTGAAAACAAGTAA
- a CDS encoding MarC family protein, which yields MNHLLSFSLTVFMGFFAIMNPITNIPIFLSLTDEADFPTRKRIAKSATFTALIIVLAFIIIGKYIFMAFGLTIPGFKIAGGILVFYVGFEMLQSKKSTIHHSDKITIDEGMAISPLAIPILAGPGTIVTAMNYVTQSNIWHMVITSVIFGVMILLTYLAFVYSDYILRLVGHKIIVVMSKIMGLILGIIGANMVTEGVRIAFHLGGAS from the coding sequence ATGAATCATCTTCTCAGCTTCTCTCTCACTGTATTTATGGGATTTTTTGCCATCATGAATCCCATCACCAACATCCCGATTTTCCTCAGCCTGACGGACGAGGCCGATTTCCCGACCCGGAAACGGATAGCCAAGTCAGCCACATTCACGGCACTCATCATCGTACTCGCTTTTATCATCATCGGGAAATACATCTTCATGGCTTTCGGCCTAACGATTCCCGGTTTCAAGATTGCCGGAGGCATCCTGGTGTTTTATGTAGGATTTGAAATGCTACAATCCAAAAAGTCCACCATTCACCACTCCGACAAGATTACCATCGACGAAGGGATGGCCATCTCGCCACTGGCAATTCCTATTCTGGCGGGACCGGGAACCATTGTAACCGCCATGAACTACGTCACACAAAGCAACATCTGGCACATGGTAATTACGTCGGTTATTTTCGGTGTGATGATTCTTCTCACCTATCTCGCATTTGTGTACAGCGATTATATTTTACGATTGGTAGGCCATAAAATCATCGTGGTAATGAGCAAAATAATGGGACTCATCCTCGGAATTATCGGGGCCAACATGGTGACAGAAGGAGTTCGGATTGCATTCCACCTGGGCGGCGCATCCTAA
- a CDS encoding aldehyde reductase, translated as MKTSVQIDASKPVLVTGGSGYVASWIVKQLLDDGFKVRTTVRNKSNTAKYQHLLDMAEKSKGKLEVYEADLMKEGSFLEAMKGCELLFHTASPFKIAGFKSAQKDLVDPALRGTRNVLLSANITPSLKRIVLTASVASMYGDAIESTNTPNGVFTDRDWNKTSSLTHQPYSYSKTVAEKEAWKMEGEQDQWELVTVHPGFVLGPSLTPRTDSTSIDFMLSFLNGKYKTGVPDLTFGFVDVRDVAKVHIAAGMTPTANGRYIAVSESKTALEVAQILREKYNGNYPIPSKLVPRALLYLVGPMMGFKWKYLKRNLGYAVKFDNSPSINHLGIQYIPLKQTIEEHAEQIINEGLLKK; from the coding sequence ATGAAAACAAGTGTGCAAATCGACGCGTCCAAACCCGTTTTGGTCACAGGTGGTTCAGGTTATGTGGCTTCCTGGATAGTAAAGCAGTTGCTCGACGACGGCTTCAAGGTAAGAACGACTGTTCGCAATAAATCAAATACGGCCAAATATCAGCACCTGCTGGATATGGCTGAAAAATCGAAAGGGAAACTGGAAGTTTACGAAGCCGACCTGATGAAAGAGGGCTCCTTCCTGGAAGCCATGAAAGGTTGTGAGTTGCTGTTTCACACCGCTTCGCCTTTCAAGATCGCCGGCTTCAAAAGTGCCCAAAAAGATTTGGTCGATCCGGCTCTGCGCGGTACCCGGAATGTATTGCTGTCGGCAAACATTACGCCTTCACTGAAACGCATTGTGCTTACGGCCAGCGTGGCGAGCATGTATGGCGATGCTATTGAATCGACCAATACACCCAACGGAGTATTTACCGACCGCGACTGGAACAAGACCAGCTCGCTGACTCACCAGCCTTACTCCTACTCGAAAACCGTGGCTGAAAAAGAAGCGTGGAAAATGGAAGGCGAGCAAGACCAATGGGAACTGGTGACCGTCCATCCCGGATTCGTGCTAGGACCTTCACTCACACCGCGAACCGATTCCACCAGTATCGATTTCATGCTTTCGTTCCTGAACGGAAAATACAAAACCGGCGTCCCGGATCTCACTTTCGGCTTTGTTGATGTTCGCGATGTGGCCAAAGTTCACATAGCAGCGGGGATGACCCCTACAGCCAACGGTCGTTACATTGCCGTCTCCGAGTCGAAAACAGCCTTGGAAGTAGCGCAGATTCTTCGTGAAAAATACAACGGGAACTACCCCATCCCGTCAAAACTTGTTCCCCGTGCTTTGCTTTACCTGGTTGGGCCAATGATGGGATTCAAATGGAAATACCTGAAAAGGAATCTCGGATATGCGGTAAAATTTGACAACTCTCCAAGCATTAACCATTTGGGCATTCAGTACATTCCGCTGAAGCAAACCATCGAAGAGCACGCCGAACAAATCATAAATGAAGGATTGCTGAAAAAATAA